The Micromonospora sp. NBC_00421 genome contains a region encoding:
- a CDS encoding recombinase family protein yields the protein MELGYARVSTTKQHLDRQIDALEQAGIPTDRIYVDKKTGSTVDRDGLKKLLAYVRPGDTIVVYTLDRLGRNLREVLNLVHDLNDRGVRVRSLADPMPIDTNATGMGRIAYLLLVMIAEMERIFTAERAAHARAVAQAQGRQVGRPMAHSPAQIEHARLLRKKGDSLSQITTKTGIPKSSLRRYLASETVK from the coding sequence ATGGAACTCGGCTACGCCCGCGTCTCCACCACCAAGCAGCACCTCGACCGACAGATCGACGCCCTGGAGCAAGCCGGCATCCCCACCGACCGCATCTACGTCGACAAGAAGACCGGCTCCACCGTCGACCGCGACGGCCTCAAGAAGCTCCTCGCCTACGTCCGCCCCGGCGACACCATCGTGGTCTACACCCTCGACCGCCTCGGCCGTAACCTGCGCGAAGTGCTCAACCTCGTCCACGACCTCAACGACCGGGGCGTCCGCGTCCGCTCCCTGGCTGACCCGATGCCCATCGACACCAACGCCACCGGCATGGGCCGCATCGCCTACCTGCTGCTGGTGATGATCGCCGAGATGGAACGCATCTTCACCGCCGAGCGCGCCGCGCACGCCCGCGCCGTCGCCCAGGCGCAAGGCCGCCAGGTCGGCCGACCAATGGCACACAGCCCCGCGCAGATCGAGCACGCCCGGCTGCTGCGAAAGAAGGGCGACAGCTTGTCTCAGATCACGACGAAGACCGGAATTCCGAAGTCCTCACTGCGTCGATACCTCGCCAGCGAAACCGTGAAGTGA
- a CDS encoding GIY-YIG nuclease family protein, with the protein MEEPNPSYMVIAGVQYVTTDEAAKRLGDDVTPDMIRDWTKRGLLKPVGRYGGRANIYRLADVAHAEMRTRTARHGRARKAGELQKAAEWGHNLPADEQADSAQKPVKVPRCSVVHESSRECNRFAVPGIPFRICREHAHEAYLHWKDHHPEAPRVEVVIQGPECISRGECISKIEKRQLVPRIETRQPYVYYIRFGDRIKIGYSRNLSGRLANLPHDEVMAIEPGPIELEQMRHRQFAVHRITSRGEWFHMHPDLLAHIEMLVQHFGTADAQIVAMNMGPSGQVPTKHPA; encoded by the coding sequence ATGGAAGAGCCTAACCCGAGCTACATGGTCATCGCCGGGGTCCAGTACGTCACCACCGACGAAGCCGCCAAGCGCCTCGGCGACGACGTCACCCCCGACATGATCCGAGACTGGACGAAGCGCGGACTCCTCAAGCCCGTCGGACGGTACGGCGGCCGAGCCAACATCTACCGGCTCGCCGACGTCGCCCACGCCGAGATGCGCACCCGCACCGCCCGACACGGCCGGGCGCGGAAGGCCGGAGAGTTGCAGAAGGCGGCTGAGTGGGGGCACAATCTCCCAGCAGATGAGCAGGCGGACTCTGCCCAGAAGCCGGTGAAGGTGCCCCGGTGCAGCGTTGTTCACGAGAGTTCCCGCGAATGCAACCGCTTCGCCGTCCCCGGCATCCCGTTCCGCATATGCCGGGAACACGCGCACGAGGCGTACCTGCACTGGAAGGACCACCACCCTGAAGCGCCTCGCGTCGAGGTAGTCATCCAGGGCCCCGAGTGCATCTCCAGGGGGGAGTGCATCTCCAAGATCGAGAAGCGGCAGCTTGTCCCCAGGATCGAAACGCGCCAACCGTACGTCTACTACATCCGCTTCGGCGACCGCATCAAGATCGGCTACTCGCGCAACCTCTCCGGCCGCCTCGCCAACCTTCCGCACGACGAAGTTATGGCGATCGAACCCGGACCGATCGAGCTGGAGCAGATGCGGCACCGACAGTTTGCCGTGCATCGGATCACCAGCAGGGGCGAGTGGTTTCACATGCACCCGGACCTACTCGCGCACATCGAGATGCTGGTCCAACACTTCGGCACCGCCGACGCCCAGATCGTCGCCATGAACATGGGGCCGAGCGGGCAGGTGCCGACCAAGCACCCCGCCTGA
- a CDS encoding phage portal protein: MALTDDERHLLGRLLIKVGRTRNRNRVLEAYYEGEQRVEQLGLAIPPELRRFLTIAAWPGTYADEIAARTTLEGFELPDATEADEELWRIWQANGLDAESKLGQLDAIVRGGSFLTIGAGDADTPDAPSPEGGDDDRERTAEIPLITVESSDEMAVELSPRTRLPIAAAKFYTDDDVAHATLYQPGETIWLERRNATWSEVDRDVHDLGVVPVVPLVRGARLAKRDGRSIFTRIIGLTDAAARALTNGQVATEALAVPQRWAAGLTPADFRDPKTGETLPTWEAYFGALWASANPEAKFGAFSAADLANFDTIVSLYAKLVSGVSGLPLRYLGQATTNPPSAEGILADESRVIKQVENFQTESEAAYERAMRIAVRIRDGRWDPRMERLETQWRSAATPTRAQAADAAVKLVQQKIIPREAAWVDLGYSAARRKKLAELFAAEEARDPVAEIARGLAGNVPPPAPTDADVGG; this comes from the coding sequence GTGGCTCTGACCGACGACGAGCGCCACCTCCTCGGTCGCCTCCTGATCAAGGTGGGTCGCACCAGGAACCGCAATCGGGTGCTGGAGGCGTACTACGAGGGTGAGCAGCGGGTCGAGCAACTGGGCCTGGCGATCCCCCCGGAGTTGCGCCGGTTCCTGACGATCGCGGCCTGGCCGGGGACGTACGCCGACGAGATCGCCGCCCGCACCACCCTGGAGGGGTTCGAGCTGCCGGACGCCACGGAGGCGGACGAGGAGTTGTGGCGGATCTGGCAGGCGAACGGGCTCGACGCCGAGTCGAAGCTGGGCCAGTTGGACGCGATCGTGCGGGGCGGCAGCTTCCTGACGATCGGTGCTGGCGACGCGGATACCCCGGACGCCCCGTCGCCGGAGGGTGGTGACGACGACCGGGAACGCACGGCGGAGATTCCGCTGATCACGGTGGAGTCGTCCGACGAGATGGCGGTGGAGCTGTCGCCGAGGACGCGGCTGCCGATCGCCGCGGCGAAGTTCTACACCGACGACGACGTTGCCCACGCGACGCTGTACCAGCCGGGCGAGACGATCTGGCTGGAGCGACGCAACGCGACCTGGTCCGAGGTTGACCGAGACGTGCATGACCTGGGTGTGGTGCCGGTGGTGCCGCTGGTCCGGGGTGCCCGGTTGGCGAAGCGCGACGGGCGGTCGATCTTCACGCGGATCATTGGTCTGACGGACGCGGCTGCCAGGGCGCTGACGAACGGGCAGGTGGCCACGGAGGCGCTCGCGGTTCCGCAGCGGTGGGCGGCTGGGTTGACGCCGGCTGACTTCCGGGATCCGAAGACGGGTGAGACGCTGCCGACGTGGGAGGCGTACTTCGGTGCGTTGTGGGCGTCGGCGAACCCGGAGGCCAAGTTCGGGGCGTTCTCGGCGGCTGACCTGGCGAACTTCGACACCATCGTCAGCCTGTACGCGAAGCTGGTGTCCGGGGTGTCGGGGCTGCCGCTGAGGTACCTCGGCCAGGCGACGACGAATCCGCCGTCGGCGGAGGGCATCCTGGCTGACGAATCGCGGGTCATCAAGCAGGTCGAGAACTTCCAGACCGAGTCGGAGGCGGCGTACGAGCGGGCCATGAGGATCGCGGTCCGCATCCGGGATGGCCGATGGGATCCGCGGATGGAGCGGCTGGAGACGCAGTGGCGTTCGGCGGCGACGCCGACCCGGGCGCAGGCCGCCGACGCGGCGGTGAAGCTCGTACAGCAGAAGATCATTCCGCGTGAGGCCGCCTGGGTGGATCTCGGCTACTCGGCGGCTCGGCGGAAGAAGCTCGCTGAACTGTTCGCGGCCGAGGAGGCCCGGGACCCGGTGGCGGAGATCGCCCGCGGGTTGGCCGGCAACGTGCCCCCACCGGCGCCGACTGACGCCGATGTCGGCGGCTGA
- a CDS encoding VG15 protein, with protein MSAAEVAQDHSAARRRLALAVAAEAGRLWALVDPVRIGDSWLESLARLLVLLTGAQVAAAGRADGYLDEVLDAQGVVSSAAGRVSPQALAGVASDGRDLGDLLYQPVVTTLVGIKAGAPADQALAGGAATLDMIVRTQVADAGRVADQVAMVVRDVPGYRRMLVGRSCARCVVLAGRFYRYNAGFNRHPRCDCVHVPAREDTAEEIRTDPKKFFASLSRAEQDRVFTAAGAEAIRLGADISQVVNARKGARGLTPAGARITAAEARMLRGGRDRGRLEAVDVYGRQLYITSEGVTTRGLAGVRLGAKQTGVKLEGQRYRSAKTPRLMPESILQIAGGTRDEAIRLLKRFGYLL; from the coding sequence ATGTCGGCGGCTGAGGTCGCCCAGGATCACTCGGCGGCCCGCCGTCGGCTCGCTCTGGCGGTCGCCGCCGAGGCCGGCCGGTTGTGGGCGCTGGTGGACCCGGTGAGGATCGGCGATTCTTGGCTGGAGTCGCTGGCCCGGCTGCTGGTGCTGCTGACGGGGGCGCAGGTCGCCGCGGCGGGCCGGGCGGACGGGTACCTCGACGAGGTGCTCGACGCGCAGGGTGTCGTGTCGTCGGCGGCTGGCCGGGTGTCGCCGCAGGCTCTGGCGGGTGTCGCGTCGGACGGCCGCGACCTGGGTGACCTGCTGTATCAGCCGGTGGTCACCACGCTGGTCGGTATCAAGGCGGGAGCGCCAGCGGATCAGGCGCTGGCCGGTGGTGCGGCGACCCTGGACATGATCGTGCGGACGCAGGTCGCGGATGCGGGTCGGGTTGCGGACCAGGTGGCGATGGTGGTGCGGGATGTGCCCGGCTACCGGCGGATGCTGGTGGGCCGGTCCTGTGCCCGGTGCGTGGTCTTGGCGGGCCGCTTCTACCGGTACAACGCCGGGTTCAACAGGCACCCGCGCTGTGACTGCGTGCACGTGCCGGCCCGGGAGGACACGGCGGAGGAGATCCGCACCGACCCGAAGAAGTTCTTCGCCAGCCTGTCCCGCGCCGAGCAGGACCGGGTGTTCACCGCAGCCGGCGCGGAGGCGATCCGGCTCGGCGCGGACATCTCACAGGTCGTCAACGCACGCAAGGGTGCTCGCGGGCTGACGCCGGCCGGGGCGCGGATCACGGCCGCTGAGGCGCGGATGCTGCGCGGTGGTCGGGACCGCGGCCGGCTGGAGGCGGTCGACGTGTACGGCCGGCAGCTGTACATCACCTCGGAGGGTGTGACGACCCGCGGGCTCGCCGGTGTGCGGCTGGGTGCGAAGCAGACCGGGGTGAAGCTGGAGGGCCAGCGGTACCGGTCGGCGAAGACGCCCAGGCTGATGCCGGAGAGCATTCTGCAGATCGCCGGAGGCACCCGCGACGAGGCGATTCGCCTGCTCAAGCGGTTCGGCTACCTGCTCTGA
- a CDS encoding major capsid protein — protein sequence MAIVFDGPVTPDALSAFVREVPTPADQVLNQILPDRYFDRNTIDLAEITRTNRTARFRAWDGRLHVSERDAAVTKQVKLPPLSTSLSMGELERLQLEFARSGGGNTAAILAATYNDATNLTREVQTRMEQARGDVLTDGKFTLAGEGGLFMEADYGVPANHFVSPGTSWSTVASATIVANETAWVTTYVATNGFRPGGQIVSTDVLNYMLQNAEIRTLASSLAGSPGLVTRPALDAALNAFGLPPIVMVYDSLVDVDGTPTRVLPNDRVIFVPPNVQNLGYTAWGTTATALELVNSNVAEMSFEQAPGIVAVVEKVGPPYREFIFVDACGMPVLEQPKQLMIADVF from the coding sequence ATGGCTATCGTTTTCGACGGTCCGGTCACGCCGGATGCGCTCAGCGCGTTCGTGCGGGAGGTGCCGACCCCGGCCGACCAGGTACTGAACCAGATCCTGCCGGACCGGTACTTCGACCGGAACACGATCGACCTGGCGGAGATCACCCGCACGAACCGGACGGCCCGGTTCCGGGCGTGGGACGGCCGGCTGCACGTCTCCGAGCGGGACGCGGCGGTGACGAAGCAGGTGAAGCTGCCGCCGCTGTCGACGTCGCTGAGCATGGGTGAGCTGGAGCGACTTCAGCTGGAGTTCGCCCGCTCTGGCGGTGGGAACACCGCGGCGATCCTGGCGGCGACCTACAACGACGCCACGAACCTGACCCGTGAGGTGCAGACCCGCATGGAGCAGGCCCGAGGTGACGTGCTCACCGACGGGAAGTTCACCCTGGCCGGTGAGGGTGGCCTGTTCATGGAGGCCGACTACGGTGTCCCGGCCAACCACTTCGTGTCGCCGGGCACCTCGTGGTCGACGGTGGCGTCGGCGACGATCGTGGCGAACGAGACCGCCTGGGTGACGACCTACGTCGCGACGAACGGGTTCCGGCCGGGCGGCCAGATCGTGTCGACCGACGTGCTGAACTACATGCTCCAGAACGCGGAGATCCGCACCCTGGCGTCGTCGCTGGCCGGCTCCCCTGGTCTGGTGACCCGACCGGCCCTGGATGCGGCCTTGAACGCGTTCGGGCTGCCGCCGATCGTGATGGTGTACGACTCGCTGGTCGACGTGGACGGCACGCCGACGCGGGTGCTGCCGAACGACCGGGTCATCTTCGTGCCGCCGAACGTGCAGAACCTGGGCTACACCGCCTGGGGGACGACGGCGACGGCGCTGGAGCTGGTGAACTCGAACGTGGCGGAGATGTCGTTCGAGCAGGCCCCGGGCATCGTCGCGGTGGTGGAGAAGGTGGGCCCCCCGTACCGGGAGTTCATCTTCGTCGACGCCTGCGGCATGCCGGTGCTGGAGCAGCCGAAGCAGCTCATGATCGCGGACGTGTTCTGA